The following is a genomic window from Antechinus flavipes isolate AdamAnt ecotype Samford, QLD, Australia chromosome 3, AdamAnt_v2, whole genome shotgun sequence.
aataaagggccgaagaaaaattaaagaataaagaaagggaatACCTAAATGATaacaattcaaatttaaataacACTCCAAAGCTTACAGAGAACTTGCTCAATAATTCTGAGTCAAAAAGcacacatattattattattcccattttacaaattattatctATAAAGACTATCTCCTAAGGAAATCCATTCAATTGATGGACAGTCTGACCATTAGATATAagttacaaacaaacaaaatttgtcACCAAAATGCCCAATGTTATCCTCTGGTCATCAAACTTCTTCCATACAACAAATTTTCCAATAGCTGAAAAAAGTAATCTCATCCTCTCTCAGGAatagtatttataaagaaaaaaaaaggataattgaaaaaatagaagaaaaactttAAAGAGTGAGAAAATTATCACTAAGTATctaagttttgaatttttttcattgattactGATTTAATTTTGCTCAAACTTATGTTTGTAAATGATTCTTTGAGCTTTTAAAATGTATGCtgtgtttaacttatatttgtttaaataagGTACTTTTTAGTCTTAGAAAAGGCAGGGACAGAGTCTTGTAATAATTAgtttaaagcattatagaaaccTGAATAAAGGAATTTCCCTTCTAGAGGAATGGGAGCCTCTCTGGTGATTCTGATGCCATGTTGCCTAACCAACATGCATTTTCTTCACTATGTATTCGTGCCTTTCAAAAAATGGCACAATATTCCATCTTTGGACTTATTATGACAGAAAACAAGCCAGCaagccaaaaagcatttattaaacttgtTGTCAGTCTGGCTTATTGTGTACCCACACAATTATGTTGAGTCCTGGGGATAAAGttacaagtaaaaagaaaaatgcttcctgccctcaagtagtttacattctatgGGGAAAATACAAAACACAAATCACTTGGGTTGAGATGGCAGCTGAGGTATGGTGACCACAAAGTCAAGACCAAATCTGAAATAGGAATGGCAGATGGCAGGCCTGGGCCCACCTCCTAAATGGAGGTCCAGGAGGACCTCACTAATGGGCCAAAGAAGCCAACATGATTTAGAGAGGTTTCAGATGAGGCAGCAGCTGAGACAGAATAACaaaatctaaaaaattaaaagtagggTTGGGAGAATAAGCCTCTGAAGCAGCAAAAGGTCCATAAGGACAGTAATACTTAATTCTCCAGACTTATCATATCCCAAACGctagaaatgatattttaaattgaCTTCTTTTActttgaactctttgaaatcCATAATCCTACagaataaagaacaaatcatattaTACAAGATATCTACCTCCCCAAAATTCAGGAACTCTTAAAATGAAATGGTCTCTTTCTACCAAAGTTCTTATCATTCACATTTCACTAAACAATTCTTTTGTTTAAGTTAAAAGTAGGATCATAATAgctattttctttacattatctATCTTGTGAAGAGAGAAATTAACCAAAAGGCAAAGACAAGAATGCTTCTTTCAGACCAGAAAGACCATCATAATCTAATAGGATTATAGGAGTTAACTGGGtttatattaaagaagggaaagggacccacatgtgcaaaaatgtttgtggcagccctttttgtagtggctagaaattgaaaattgaatggatgaccatcaattggagaatggatgaataaattgtggtatataaatgctatggaatattatttttctataagaaatgaccagttggatgaatagagaggcttggagagacttacatgaactgatgccgagtgaaatgagtagaatcaggagatcattatatacttcaacaacaatactatatgagaatcagttctgatagacgtggctctcttcaacaatgaaaggatccaaattagttccaactgatcagtatgaacagaatcagctatgctcagcaaaagaacactgggaaatgagtgtggaccataacatagcatgtactctttctgttattgtttgcttgcatctttgtttttcttccccaggttatttttaccttctttctaaattcaatttttcttgtgcagcaagataactgtattaatatacatatattgtatttaacatatacttatttaacatatatgggactacctgccatctaagggagaaggtggaaggaaggagaggaaaagttggaaaagaagtttttgcaagggtgaatgttgaaaaattacccatgcatatgttttgccaataaaaagctataattaaaaaaaatgattataggaGCTAGGAATATTGAAACACATTATAGTATGAAGGTCTGGTCTAGGACTCAAGAAAATTATTCAGATCCTAAATCTGACATTCACTGCCTATGTGATCATGTGAAaactgaacctcaattttctcatctataaaataaggggttgCCTTTAATGTGCCTTCTTACTATATATCTAAGATCCCATAATTATGTAGTCCAACCTCCTTGGTGTACCTTCTTTACTAGGAAGGAGAGGCAGGatccaaactcaggtcttctgacaccTTTCTATTATACTCATTTCCTCTTTAGCAGATGTCCAAATATTCAATGAAGTCCTAAGACTCAAGTATATTCTATGTCACTATCAGTTTGGTGATCCATTTGCAAGTCATTCCTTAGACAACTCTTCATGGCAGACACCATAAGTCTAGTCTTAACCCATTACTGGTGTTCTTGATCAGTCTGTGGGTCCTCACCCAAATATATGTGAGCATACATCTCACCTCATGGTCATGTGCTTTCAAGCATTTATCTTCCTGATTTATGATGGCATCtagtttttattttccatttaaaggCAGAATATCCTTCTACCAGCACATTAATCACAAGAAATATAGTGATCACAGTGACTTGAGAACTGTTTCCAAAGGCAAGTTAGGATAAAGCTCTAATTTTCATACTGTCTGTGAGATCCTAACCTCTTAAGATGCTAGACAACTtcttaagttgcagagaaaattGCTGACCTGTTTGGCAGAAAGAATGTCCCAATCTATGAGTGCTCTATGAAAtcacttttccagtctttttcctAATAATATTTCACATACCAACAAATCTCAGTGATAACTATGATGTTGAATTTACCTGCTCTTAGCAAGATATCTAACTGACTGTATTTCTTTGCCATTTTCTGTGCATTGGTATCTGATCTCACAAATGTCTATTCTCTATCACTTCCTCTTATGAATTATGATTCTCAAGTACTATTCTTTTCTTTAGgtcagaagttcttaacctggacTCCATGAACCtggattttctttaatatttttctaactgCACTTCAATATAAacactttcctttttaatcctgcttattttatacatgtaaaatacattATGAGGAGTTCATAAGTTCTACTAGATTACCAAGGAGgtccaaaatgaagaaaaaaaaatgctaagcaAAACCTCCTGTTCTCTGTAGATTTCATTTAATTGTTAGATGTAAGATCTTTTCTcaaccttctctttttttcagtttaaattgAAAATATGACATATCTTTTGACTACATTGCTTTTACTTTCTGCTAACAAAGAAATCCAAGAATAGGGAGGTGACATTCTGTACTTATAGGTctgagaagaatgagaaaagaaaagtctGAAAGACAGAGCAGCCTGAAAAAAtgtgggaaggggagagagacagatatagaggcaaagatacagagaaagacagagccagaggagacagagacagatagggTCTGAggtaaagagagaaggaaatattcaACATCTCAGGAAGGGTGGGCTAAGAGGAGGAGGAAGTTAGACTATGGTGAGAAGAAAGACTCGGCAAATGAGACTTAgtgaaaagaagtagaaaatactGACCCTACAATGGTATTTCTCTGAGGCCATTTAATTCAGGATTTTGTCTTTTGACATGATTGTTCTTTCTTGATGAGATATGAATGTACCTAATCTTTCAAAACCTCCAGGACTGGAAATTCTGTGACCACTTTCCATGACTCATGTGCTACAATTCCTAGGGGAAACATAGCAGTAATGGGGCCTCCTGAATTTAGGATGCTTTCCTTCTAACAATCAGTCTGATTCTAAAGTTCtctggccttaggatagtccTACAATCATAGCTGATCGTCAAATAGATAATCTGCTGGGTTgtgttatgccctgaataaaattactATGGCCACCTACTtcccttccttgccattaggactggagGAATTGCATCAGGAAAAGCCTTGACATACCGTTGAGTCATAAACTCCAGGTGCTTAATCTCAATCCTTGCTGAGATGATTCCCAATCCTTTTGAGTACTGCTTCACTGTCTCCTGCCCTCAACCTTCTTATTTTAATCCTATCCTGTCAagattaagttatgatcctttcctggaatcaAGGCTTGTCTGCCCACCCAGTGTCCTTGTcccccttatctgcctttgtttcccctataagattgtaCATTCAGattatttattctgttttctaaCCCTAAATAGGTAAAACTCTATATAAATTCccaacctcagtttctctgggtATAATGATTTTGAACATGAATTTAATTTGGTCAGCTAgccacattaaaaaattaaaaaccaatctctacCATACCTCAATTTCTCTAGCATTACAAGTGATaatcaaattcctgagacaatagtgaatagaatactcctcatttctacttctaggccataaaattagcatattaatgacatgaagaactggataaatttgtcttcttgtccttttggaatttagcccacttcaCTTGGCATTACAAtgacaataaactttgccccttgacttagaGATGGGTTCAGGCCTGCCAAATCTTTTGAGACACCTTTCTATACCAATCTGCCACTCCAACCTTTTAAGGTCTCCCTTCTGAATCTCCACAATGACCACCATCAGTATCTCACTCAGTTATTGAGCTACAGCATTTCTCTCTTATATCTCTTTCCATGTAGCTTCAAACCTTTctcttgtgttctattttttgaAATCTGCTATGTGGGATTTGAAAATAGTAGAAAGACTGCTAGATATATAGTTAAGAGTCTGTATTTCCAGGCTCTATTACTGAAAAGCTATATAGCATGAGACAAATCTTTCATGTAAGAGATTTGAATCAAAAAGGGTTATCTAATAATTAACCTCCTTGATTCAAAGTACTGTATTGAAGATCAAGTGAATTTGTGGAAGAGAGGTGTAGTGATGCACACCTACAGGTCTTGATACTGAAGAAGCTGAAACTGGTGGATCACTTAGGTTTGGGAGTTCTGAGATGCGGTACAACTGAAGCCCATCAAGTACCATGTTTGAACAATATATGAACTTTTCCAGATAAGAGACCAGCAGGTTACATGAGAAGGGGTGAATTAACTCAGATCTAAAGTGAAGTTTAGCAATGGGGTGGGGCCAATGACAGGGTCTGCGCAAGCAGATCCAGTCTCaaaaattgattgattaataagaaaaataaaagtctttgaaaaggggtagctaggttgcacagtggttgcatcagccctgaagtcaggtggacttgaattcaaatatgacctcagacacttaacctttcCTAGCTgtaagaccctgggcaagtcatttaaccccaattgccgcagcaaaaaataaaaataaaatataaaagtctttgaaaagtaaaaagattgCAAAAATGTAAGTGATAGGTATTGTTAATActtaatattctttctctcctatCCCCTCCTATTTCCTTAGGTCAATAATTCAAGATTCTGTTCCAGCCATTAGAGATCATCTTCTGGCAGGGCTGAATTCCAGTCCCTATACTCTTCATATTTACTCACCTGCTTTCTTTATCAGCTGGGCTTCCTCTGCCCACATCTGCAGAACCCCAGACCTGTGCTCTGCCTATCTAGTACCTCAATCTTTTTTCCCTAGGGTGGTTGATAGCCTTTGGGCCACCCTTTGCTACTGAGATATTTATAGTAACTGCACAAACAATGCCTCTAGGACTTCAGGCTAAGGCTTAATAGTGACTCTTAAGGGACTCCTATATTCATAGGAAGCCTTTGAATTCACAGGTCTTGGGGagttgggagggggggagggagggagagggtcagggctcctccctccttctctccttccctgcccaAATGGATCAAGATTTTTAAGTTTTACTGCTAAGAGACCTTAGGAATCAACTAGtctaattttcatattttagagaaaggaaatgagatgtgatgataattaacatttatatactgctCTAACATTTACACAACctttcaaatgtattttcttttttgagcctCCCAACAAAACTTAGAGTTCacaagtcaagtcaataaacatttatttagtgccactgtgtgccaagcattatgTTAAGCCCtgggggaaacaaaaaaaaaaaaaaaaaaaaaagcttaaaagaaTAGCTCTTATTCTCagagagctcacagtctaatgaggaagataacatgcaaacaaaaatgtacaaacaaaacccaTATAATAATTctggtaatataataataataaatataataaataatgggAGTATTCTCATAGGGAAGATATTAAGATTAAAAAGGATCCAGGAGGGGCAGAACAAAATGGTAAAGTAGAAGAAGGAATCCAGTTAAACTTTCATCAATCACCTCAgggcacagtaacagcaatattgtaatgataatcaactggGAAAGATTTAGTTACTTTTATAGATACCATGATCTAAGACAggtccaaaggattcatgatgaaaaatgttatccctCTTAAGAAAATgaactgatggactcagagtacaaattgaaatataatttttttgactttttttttttgctttttttgtagcatagctaatatggaaaatattttgccttattttacatgtataatttatatcatattgcttgtcttcttagAGGGTGAGGGAAGGACTTGGAGAAAAGGATGATTGTGGAACTCAAATTTTAGAaggtcatttaaaataaataaataatctaaaaGGACTCAGGAAAAGCTTTttacagaaggtgggattttgaCTGAAACTTAAGGAAAATTAGGTTAAgataaaagatagaaatgagTAGGGAGAGTCCCAGCCCTGATTACTGAGGTGATCAAAATGTCTGGATTGGGGAGATAGTGTCTTGTGAAAAGAATAGCAAGGAGGTCAGTGTTACTGGATAATACAGTATGTGAAAGGGAGTGAattgtaaaaagactggaaaggtaggaaggaaccagctcatgaagagttttaaaagttaaacaaagtattttatatatcctGGGGGTTAAAAGGattcactggaatttattgaatagaggaaGGATATGATCATCcattattttaggaaaataactttgacaACTGAGTGGAGACTGAATTGGAGTAGAGAGATACTTGAGGCAGAAAAGAAGGGCAGGAAGAGagccacagagacagagacaacctgagagagacatagagaagatGCATAATGCTCAAGAAGCTTCTAGGTTTTCCTATTGCCATGTAAAAAGTCCAGattcctttgtttggcatttaaacacAGTTTAGCTACAAATGAATTTCCAGACTAAGGTCTCATTGCTTTCCCATATAAAATTTTGCTTTCAGTCACACTGACTTACTAAATCTTCTGTATTTCTGATTGCATCTCCCATCTCTATGCTTTTGTCCAGGAGGTCCCTCAAGCTTAGAATGCTGTTGACTTCCTTAGCTCTTTGAAGGTTAAGAGTTGCCTCTAGTAAGAGGATTTTCCTGCATGCCCAAGTTGTTGAATGCTctgaatttaatttatatttattttgtatatattacatttttccttgtttgaattttttttacctgagtcaaatataaactccttgaaagaagaaatgtgtttattttttgtctACGTATTTTGTCTATAagatttttttaacatattaagagttaggaagaacttaattcaaattcagcatcagacatttattagcttgcTGATGTTGGGTAAGTAATTTAATCTCCATTTCCTCAaatttaaaatgggaatgataataatattctttttctctcaggatgttatgaagaacaaatgagataatatttgtaaaatacttaacataCAATGgtcacttagtaaatgcttatatactttctcttcccttcctataaatagatgcttgataaattGAATCCATCAGGAAATAAATTCCTTAAGAGTAGGGGCTATGTTTCATTTGTCATAACGGATatagcactggatctggagttaaGAACAAaaagcagagttcaaatctaacctcatacacccttggacaattcatttaatctctatgtaccttagtttcctcatctgtataaatgGAATCAACTAACTCTTGGtgtgccacagttcttttttaattggtcctgcctcagtttctctaaattgttctgcctcagtttccctaattggtcctgcctcGATTTCCTtagttgttctgcctcagtccccttagttgcaaaccccacttctggttcattaagactgatataactcagggctacttgctctaaggttataaattgtcaatgtgtaaactcaaaaagggGGAGTCCAGACTTTGTGTCTCTAGTCAGATACTTTCTTACttcccagtttgttagaatttatggtcctacccctcctacacacacacataccccataCTGTCAGGACCGAATTGATACATCCTACCTGGAGATTCCCcttcaccagagtttggactccacctcCCTGCCTATGtctagctactgtgtataaatttgtcattgagaactcacattggctgctggatgctggatgctggatgctggattcttggagatgatagtctcattcagccctgggaccaaaccatggatccatgtGGATCCATGGattcaatctctccctttcaaataaattatatatataaaaaaaaaaaactctctaatctctatcgtacctcagtttctctggcattacactctAAGGTCTCATTCAGctctaattctgtgatcctgtgattgTTTGGATTCTTAAGGTGTAATATAGCATAAGTACTTAGGTATTTGGAgctgaataaaattttattgaatctaaatgaatttttttcaatttgtacAATTCTCCATCCTtcagaaaagttttaaatatttattgttcagttgtttttcagtcatgggttttcttgccaaatatTTTGGAGTAGTGTAacattttcttttgctcttcattttgcagatgaggaaactgaagcaaacaagaaaTGACAGctttaaatgtctgaggatggatttgaactcaggatttcctgactccaggccggACATGCTATTCTGTATCCATccactgatgatgatgatgatgatgatagcgtCTGACCAATATTAATGATGAAGATAGGGAAAAGTCAGATTAGTACAGGCCTTCCAAGGCCTCTTTCTAAGGGTAAATTTTATTAAAGTCTTTgcccttttcttttatctcttctctctcattaTACTCTCCCTATTATTGACCATACCTATTTATACAACTTCAGTGATCACTTCCATGTTAATAAATTCCATAGAAACACCTCTACCCTAAACTGCTCCTATAAATTCTTACACCACAATTCCAGTGACCTAAAGAACATTTTTACCTACTTATCCCATAGTGATTTCAAATTCCATATTTACAAAAAACATGTCATTATCATCCCTGACTTTCCACCCAccaaaacatcaaaataaaagaCCCCTGCCACTCTTCCTAATTGATTCATGTATTGATGATACTATCAACTTCCTAGACTTCCAGCCTCTATGCCTCATGATCCTCTTCAATTCTTTTTGTCTAATCAATGTCCTAGATCAGTGTTTTTACtactacaatattttttttaatctactctctTTTCTCCACTCATTCAGTCACTACCTTAAAACTTTTCTCACATATGTCCTAGACTATTGAAATCACTATATTCTAGGTTCAAAAGTTGCATAGAAGTGTTCAGAGTGTAGTTCATGTATTATTGTCTCCTGTTTaaagtaataatattaaataaattgttgCCTGAATACAGGATACTTCTGAAGAGTCTTCAGCATTTTGCCCATGGCATGTTATATAAGTCCCTCATCAATGTTTCCCCAAAGAGACCACCTTGAGGATGGCTCGACGGATTTGCTGGGTCTTGACACTGTAGATCACAGGGTTCATCAAGGGTGGGAAGAGCACTGAGACTGTGCCCATCAGCACATGCACAACGGGAGAAGCATGGCGCCCAAAGCGGTGAACAATGGACAAGCCGAGCACAGGCACATAGAAGCACAGCACGGCCAGGATGTGGGACACACATGTGTTAAGGGCTTTGAGTCTCTCCTTGGCAGAGGCGATGGAGAGCACGGTGCAGAGGATAATGGTGTAGGAGACCAGGATAAAGAGCACATCAGAGCCCATGGCCAACATGATAATGCACAGACCATAGATGCTATTGAAGCGTGTGTCAGAACAGGAAAGCCGGATCATGTCCTGATGTAAGCAATAAGCATGAGAGAGGGCCCCCGGGCGGCAGTACTGGAAAGTGAAGAGGCGGAGCGAGGGGGCTGCTGTGATAACAGCACTCCTCAAACCCAGCACTGCCCCAGCCAGGGCCACGCGGGGGCCAGAGAGGATGCTGGAATAGCGCAGTGGGAAGCGAATGGCCACCAGGCGGTCCAGGGCCATGGCAAAAAGGACAGCAGACTCCATAAAggagaaggaatggaggaaatgCTGCTGGAGAATGCAGGACACCAGCCCAATGGCCCGCGCATCAAACCACAGCACACCCAGCACGGTGGGCAGAGTCGACATGCACAGACCCAAGTCTGTCACTGCCAGAATCGCCAGGAAGTAGTACATGGGCTGGTGCAGGGAGTTCTCAGTGCGCACCAGGTGGAGGATGGTGATGTTGCCCAGGACAGCCACAAGGTAGCCTGCAAAGATGGGCAGAGAGATCCAGCAGTGAGCCCACTCCAGACCTGGGAAACCAGTCAGCATAAAGGTGGTAAAGCTGAAATTGGTCCTGGGCAGGTTAGGCATCCTTGGAAATTCTTCCTGGGACAAATTGGTGTGGAGTagttaatgaaacaaaatttttaaaaaggccagTCTCTCCCATTAATCCCAAACCATCACTTACCTTGGCAACAGGCTGAGTATCCATAATCATTGCTTTTAGCAGAGGCTTCACTCAAAGTCTTCATACTTCTCCCCTATTCAATTCTACCATCCCTTTCTTTATCCCTGGTCAATCCTTAAGGCTGGATCTTGCCTCCACTGTGACTTTTCTCTGCTATTATTCTCAAACTGCATTGCTGCTGTAGATAAGTATAGAACTGGGATGCTATAACCTTTACTACatctatttttatctattctCCAATGAGCATTCCCTGCTTCTTAGAAATTCTAATATCTTTGACTCAttatccaatttaaaaaaaaaaaaaactacccaggTGCCTCCTTAAAGGTCTAGACATACCTAACCCTTTGCAAATGATCGCCCATGCAAAGGCCATCTACAATGAGTTCCTTCATCCTTTTAGTACCAATCAATGTTTCTTTTTGAGTAATTCACTGTAAAGTTTTTAACttcagttattttatttgtaaaatgaggtagctAAATAGTGATTTCTaatgttccttctagctctaaatttctaactttctcccattaaaaaaatatcagaaattaACTAAACTTTTTTTGGTGGGTTGTGGGAGGGGAAGAAGTGTTTGTATCTGTTgggaaatattaataaatgtcaaaaaatgcatcattatgtttttaatatttaattttaagcaGAGGCCATTTCTACCTAAACATTGTTGTTTGTCCtgtgtttttgaagaggatcatgacatctgGGAGATAATGccttgaca
Proteins encoded in this region:
- the LOC127557474 gene encoding olfactory receptor 51L1-like translates to MPNLPRTNFSFTTFMLTGFPGLEWAHCWISLPIFAGYLVAVLGNITILHLVRTENSLHQPMYYFLAILAVTDLGLCMSTLPTVLGVLWFDARAIGLVSCILQQHFLHSFSFMESAVLFAMALDRLVAIRFPLRYSSILSGPRVALAGAVLGLRSAVITAAPSLRLFTFQYCRPGALSHAYCLHQDMIRLSCSDTRFNSIYGLCIIMLAMGSDVLFILVSYTIILCTVLSIASAKERLKALNTCVSHILAVLCFYVPVLGLSIVHRFGRHASPVVHVLMGTVSVLFPPLMNPVIYSVKTQQIRRAILKVVSLGKH